A region of Moorena producens PAL-8-15-08-1 DNA encodes the following proteins:
- a CDS encoding DNA phosphorothioation-associated protein 4, with translation MAGNRIRVAKDKAALVKDLTASDGKTGPFQTYADVMVFAAALGVKHKKRSPLKVISKREPGPIGLEIFVSRGYEVVIKLIAIAEIKDTKILSSIDKESEEKRIYIFEEYANGGLDILRNELRGAVDYSERLLLILNNDRYKKKEYKENEQQEFDLSRFL, from the coding sequence ATGGCTGGAAACAGAATCAGGGTTGCTAAAGATAAGGCGGCTTTGGTGAAAGACCTAACCGCTTCCGATGGAAAAACTGGACCGTTTCAGACTTATGCTGATGTGATGGTGTTTGCAGCTGCTTTAGGAGTAAAGCATAAAAAGCGATCGCCCCTGAAGGTAATTTCTAAACGAGAGCCTGGTCCGATTGGACTGGAAATTTTTGTATCAAGGGGATATGAGGTAGTAATTAAATTAATTGCGATCGCTGAGATTAAGGATACTAAAATTCTTTCCTCTATCGATAAAGAGTCTGAGGAAAAACGCATCTATATTTTTGAGGAGTATGCCAATGGAGGGCTTGATATTTTGCGCAATGAGTTGCGGGGAGCAGTAGACTATTCCGAGCGACTTTTGTTAATTTTAAATAATGATAGGTATAAGAAGAAAGAATATAAAGAAAATGAGCAACAGGAGTTTGATTTGAGTCGATTTTTGTGA
- a CDS encoding DGQHR domain-containing protein produces MVIKTENHPNDLAKQILEQENQDRQALALLLDRHLARNDQILVQKTQMGTTEAFIGSVTLEWLAIRVRYASQLPLFQQKFDQQTNNIVRDADTIEALQQRPLDWSRQAALAQYLAARKTHKFPPVLVVLSSGWVDNAQAAQWDKNQRARQSAAEFTSLDKDRTVGLLDVSDHVSIFALDGQHRLMGIQALMELIKIGTLQKYSKGKKPIGSLITVDDLIEEYHISPGYLQSLATEKIGIEFIPAVVQGETREEARRRIRSIFAHVNLMAVRLSKGQLALLNEDDGFSIVARKIAMTHPLLREMENRNPRVNWDSATVSAKSTVLTTLQALKHISELYLGYQFFHWKPCEKGLIPMRPEDEELEMGTKTLTELFDYLASLPSYQKLDHGKETPQLRRFNHERGGGEGNMLFRPVGQIALVQALGILVFNKDFSLKAIFDKLQKYDGSGGFSQIDHPQSPWYGILYDPNRKRVLVSGRELASKVMLYLLGGVTERMERAQLRIAVANARSVGKDQGISFEGKFVKLKEVGLPPQL; encoded by the coding sequence ATGGTGATCAAAACTGAAAATCATCCCAATGACCTCGCGAAGCAAATTCTTGAACAAGAAAACCAAGATCGACAGGCACTGGCGTTATTGCTCGATAGGCATCTGGCGAGAAACGACCAAATCTTGGTGCAGAAAACTCAAATGGGAACTACAGAGGCATTTATTGGCTCAGTTACTCTGGAATGGTTAGCGATTCGCGTCCGCTACGCCTCCCAACTGCCGCTATTTCAACAAAAGTTTGATCAACAAACAAACAATATCGTCAGAGATGCCGATACCATCGAAGCGCTTCAGCAGCGTCCCCTTGATTGGTCACGTCAAGCTGCTCTGGCTCAATATCTAGCAGCCCGCAAAACTCACAAGTTTCCCCCAGTCCTGGTAGTGCTTAGCTCTGGGTGGGTAGATAATGCCCAAGCTGCTCAGTGGGATAAGAATCAACGCGCTCGGCAGTCGGCAGCTGAGTTTACCAGTTTAGATAAAGATCGCACAGTCGGACTGCTTGATGTTTCAGACCATGTTTCAATTTTTGCCTTAGACGGTCAGCATCGACTGATGGGAATCCAGGCTCTGATGGAATTAATTAAAATTGGTACGCTCCAGAAATATAGCAAAGGGAAAAAGCCAATCGGCTCCTTGATTACAGTGGATGACTTGATTGAGGAGTATCACATCTCCCCAGGTTATCTGCAAAGTCTAGCGACAGAAAAAATTGGTATTGAGTTTATTCCTGCTGTCGTTCAGGGAGAAACCCGTGAAGAAGCACGGCGACGGATCCGCTCGATCTTTGCTCACGTCAATCTGATGGCAGTAAGGTTGAGCAAAGGACAACTAGCGTTGCTCAATGAAGACGATGGCTTCTCAATCGTTGCTAGAAAAATTGCCATGACTCATCCTCTGCTGAGGGAGATGGAAAATCGTAATCCTCGGGTTAATTGGGATAGCGCTACGGTTTCCGCTAAGTCAACAGTCTTGACTACGTTACAAGCTCTCAAACATATATCTGAGCTGTATTTGGGCTACCAATTCTTTCACTGGAAACCCTGTGAGAAAGGTCTAATTCCCATGCGTCCTGAAGATGAAGAGCTAGAAATGGGAACTAAAACATTGACAGAGCTTTTCGACTATCTCGCTAGTTTACCCAGCTATCAAAAGCTCGACCATGGAAAAGAAACACCACAGCTGCGTCGGTTTAACCATGAAAGGGGTGGAGGAGAAGGAAACATGCTATTCCGTCCAGTAGGACAAATCGCCCTCGTTCAAGCTTTGGGTATCCTAGTATTTAACAAGGATTTCTCCCTCAAAGCGATCTTCGACAAACTTCAAAAATACGATGGTTCGGGTGGCTTTAGTCAGATCGATCACCCACAATCCCCTTGGTACGGCATTTTGTATGACCCAAATCGAAAGCGAGTGCTAGTTTCTGGACGAGAGTTAGCCTCCAAAGTGATGTTATATCTTTTGGGTGGTGTTACAGAGCGTATGGAACGTGCTCAACTGCGCATCGCTGTGGCTAATGCCAGGAGTGTTGGCAAAGATCAAGGGATCAGCTTTGAGGGCAAATTTGTGAAACTGAAGGAGGTAGGATTACCACCTCAGTTGTAA
- the dndC gene encoding DNA phosphorothioation system sulfurtransferase DndC: protein MNQVKLSENKPKNRTVAELVEEITALTTEIQQLYCLDAIPWVIGYSGGKDSTATLQLVWNAIAALPPEQRTKTIYVITTDTLVENPIVSAWVRNSLKQIKLAAEAQRLPFEPHLLQPEVKETYWVSLIGKGYPAPRGKFRWCTERLKIKPSNRFIRNVIRSSGEAIVVLGTRKAESQQRARRMKKMEAKRVRARLSPNINLPNSLVYSPIEDWQNDEVWLYLMQWQNPWEYSNKELFAMYRGASADNECPLVVDTSTPSCGSSRFGCWVCTLVSQDKSLTAMIDNDEEKEWLEPLLDLRKELEPGENRERRDFRRSNGNVQLYERNLDGQISVEPIPGPYTKEAREYWLRKLLTVETEIRQNCPENMRDITLISREELSEIRRIWLEEKHEFDDSLPRIYEEVTGEPFKDIRPGAENRLLGGDEWQVLEEICDNDAMHLELMAKLLDTERQYVTRSRRIGIYEALERCFDTSSRSKEDAIANAHLKRDLKTAADEGDVDTVKQLAWGNLKFPVHNS, encoded by the coding sequence ATGAATCAGGTAAAACTCTCAGAAAATAAGCCAAAAAATCGCACTGTGGCTGAGCTGGTGGAGGAGATCACTGCTCTGACCACTGAAATTCAACAGTTGTACTGCTTAGACGCAATTCCCTGGGTGATAGGGTATAGTGGTGGCAAGGATAGCACCGCAACTCTACAGCTGGTATGGAATGCGATCGCAGCTCTGCCACCAGAACAGCGAACTAAAACTATCTATGTCATAACTACAGACACATTAGTAGAGAATCCCATTGTTTCAGCTTGGGTTCGTAATTCCCTAAAACAGATTAAGTTGGCAGCTGAAGCTCAAAGATTGCCCTTTGAACCCCATCTCTTACAACCGGAGGTGAAAGAAACCTACTGGGTAAGTTTAATTGGCAAAGGTTACCCAGCCCCACGGGGTAAATTTCGCTGGTGTACTGAGCGTTTGAAAATTAAACCCTCTAACCGTTTTATTAGGAATGTTATCCGATCTAGTGGAGAGGCTATTGTTGTTTTAGGCACTCGCAAAGCTGAAAGCCAACAACGGGCAAGACGCATGAAAAAAATGGAAGCTAAGCGAGTACGTGCTCGTCTAAGTCCTAATATCAATTTACCAAACTCGTTGGTTTATAGCCCCATTGAAGATTGGCAAAATGATGAGGTTTGGCTCTATCTCATGCAATGGCAAAATCCCTGGGAATACAGCAATAAAGAGTTATTTGCTATGTATCGAGGGGCTAGTGCTGATAATGAATGTCCATTAGTTGTAGATACGTCTACTCCTAGTTGTGGTAGCTCTCGTTTTGGTTGCTGGGTTTGTACACTAGTCAGTCAGGATAAATCCCTGACAGCGATGATTGATAATGACGAAGAGAAGGAATGGCTGGAACCTCTACTGGATTTGCGCAAGGAGTTGGAGCCTGGAGAAAACCGTGAGCGACGAGATTTTAGACGTAGCAATGGTAATGTCCAACTGTATGAACGGAATTTAGATGGACAAATCTCTGTTGAGCCAATTCCTGGTCCTTATACCAAAGAAGCACGGGAGTATTGGCTGAGAAAATTGCTTACTGTTGAAACTGAAATTCGTCAGAATTGTCCAGAAAATATGCGGGACATTACGTTGATTAGTCGAGAGGAACTTAGTGAGATTCGTCGCATCTGGCTAGAAGAAAAACACGAATTTGACGACAGTTTGCCCCGTATCTATGAAGAAGTTACTGGCGAACCCTTCAAAGACATCCGTCCTGGCGCTGAAAACCGTCTGCTTGGTGGTGATGAGTGGCAGGTCTTAGAAGAAATCTGTGACAATGATGCTATGCATCTCGAACTAATGGCAAAACTGCTAGACACAGAACGCCAGTATGTGACTAGGTCTCGCCGTATTGGTATTTATGAGGCTTTGGAGCGATGCTTTGATACTAGTTCTCGGTCTAAAGAAGATGCGATCGCTAATGCTCACTTGAAACGAGATTTAAAAACGGCTGCTGATGAAGGGGATGTTGACACTGTCAAGCAGCTGGCTTGGGGAAATTTGAAATTTCCAGTCCACAATTCGTAA
- a CDS encoding DUF924 family protein — protein MIEALDRFHEILNFWFGKPDEPDYGKSRKVWFTKNPDFDQEMQSRFLDIYQQAASGELDNWQTSPYSCLALIILLDQFPRNMFRGQPQAFATDSKALSTGQYAIDRAFDKELLPVQRWFIYLPFEHSENLEHQRYCVELFSTLKDDPDSASTINYAYRHLEVIERFGRFPHRNKILGRVNTPEEEEFIKLPGSSF, from the coding sequence ATGATAGAGGCTTTGGATAGATTTCATGAGATATTAAATTTCTGGTTTGGTAAACCGGATGAACCCGATTATGGCAAATCCCGCAAAGTCTGGTTTACTAAGAACCCAGACTTTGACCAAGAAATGCAATCGCGTTTCCTCGACATCTATCAACAGGCGGCGTCTGGGGAGTTAGATAACTGGCAAACATCACCCTATAGCTGCCTAGCGCTAATTATCTTACTCGATCAGTTTCCTCGTAATATGTTTCGGGGTCAACCCCAAGCGTTTGCCACTGACTCCAAAGCCTTGTCTACTGGCCAGTATGCTATTGATCGAGCCTTTGACAAAGAACTGTTACCAGTCCAGCGCTGGTTTATCTACTTACCGTTTGAGCATAGCGAAAATCTCGAACATCAGCGCTACTGTGTTGAATTATTCTCGACTCTTAAAGATGACCCCGATAGTGCCAGTACCATTAATTATGCCTATCGTCATCTAGAAGTGATTGAACGTTTTGGTCGCTTTCCCCATCGTAATAAAATCCTTGGTCGGGTTAATACTCCAGAAGAAGAGGAATTTATAAAGCTGCCCGGTTCATCATTTTAG
- the dndD gene encoding DNA sulfur modification protein DndD, producing the protein MIFLELVLENFGPYLGRQVINLCPKRDDNSRPIILVGGMNGGGKTTMMDAIRLALYGHRAQCSTRGNLSYSDFLTQSVNRNALPIDNTRVELVFEHIENDQPMEYRIVRTWTKKPKDGKDNLGILEGDWLDSALTNTWDEYIENLLPLGISNLFLFDGEQVKELAEVEAPPPVVVEAIRSLLGLELADRLAIDLDILVTRKRKSMANQQQLANLEDIEKKLSSEQSDYELAKQELASIQEQLEQTREKQQQAFDKFVCDGGKIAAQRNQLESQLNHYNTKAEQIREQMRELAAGILPLSLIEPLLTQAQAQAEKESQASQAKLARDILQQRDQRLVDLLNSLKLPAKKFDKIKVFLEKENQQIEQEAGDGQDAWLGAEEEMFHSLTNLLTYYQPTQKQLAEEQLVKRQNMEADINATKRQLATAAPPESYQELENALKQAQTELAQAQAAYEIAKRRCDKLGYAIAQTKKDLARYGEETIDRKNDQHMLAASAKVQQSLKVFREQLTLRKLNKLEHEVTECFLYLLHKSDLVHRVAIDTNSFSLSLYDLQGKLVPKHRLSAGEKQLLAIALLWGLARVSGRNLPVAIDTPLGRLDSSHRSNLVERYFPAASHQVILLSTDTEIGKVEAKQLRDADAIAQQYLLNYDPAKHRTTVESGYFYSKQVTA; encoded by the coding sequence GTGATTTTCCTTGAACTTGTCCTAGAAAACTTTGGCCCCTATCTCGGGCGTCAGGTGATCAATCTCTGTCCAAAAAGGGATGATAACTCTCGACCTATTATTCTAGTCGGTGGTATGAATGGTGGCGGTAAAACCACTATGATGGATGCGATTCGTCTGGCTTTATATGGACACCGCGCTCAATGTTCCACCCGTGGCAATTTGAGTTATAGCGACTTTCTAACTCAGTCAGTCAATCGCAATGCCTTACCCATTGACAACACCCGAGTGGAATTAGTTTTTGAACATATCGAGAACGACCAGCCCATGGAGTATCGGATTGTACGCACTTGGACAAAAAAACCGAAAGATGGTAAGGATAACTTAGGCATTTTAGAGGGAGACTGGCTGGATTCTGCCCTAACCAATACTTGGGACGAGTACATTGAAAATCTGTTGCCCTTAGGAATATCAAACCTATTTCTTTTTGATGGGGAACAGGTTAAAGAACTAGCAGAAGTGGAAGCACCACCCCCGGTTGTTGTGGAAGCGATTCGATCATTACTTGGTCTAGAACTTGCTGACCGCTTAGCCATTGACCTTGATATTTTAGTGACGCGCAAACGCAAATCTATGGCGAATCAACAGCAACTGGCTAATTTGGAAGATATCGAAAAAAAGCTCTCCTCTGAACAATCAGACTATGAACTAGCTAAACAAGAGTTAGCGAGTATTCAAGAGCAGCTAGAACAAACCAGGGAAAAACAGCAACAAGCTTTTGATAAATTTGTCTGTGATGGTGGTAAAATAGCAGCCCAACGGAACCAACTAGAGAGTCAACTCAATCACTACAATACTAAAGCTGAACAAATTCGTGAACAGATGAGGGAATTAGCAGCTGGTATTTTGCCACTATCGTTAATTGAACCCCTACTCACCCAAGCTCAAGCTCAAGCAGAAAAAGAATCGCAGGCATCACAGGCCAAACTAGCTAGAGATATTTTACAACAGCGTGATCAACGTCTGGTAGATTTATTGAATTCCCTGAAGTTGCCTGCTAAAAAATTTGATAAAATTAAAGTGTTCTTGGAAAAAGAAAATCAACAAATAGAGCAAGAGGCTGGAGATGGTCAAGACGCTTGGTTAGGAGCTGAGGAAGAAATGTTTCATTCCCTAACTAATCTCCTGACTTACTACCAACCAACTCAAAAGCAATTAGCTGAGGAACAATTAGTTAAGCGCCAAAATATGGAAGCAGATATTAATGCTACTAAACGACAACTAGCAACAGCTGCTCCTCCGGAATCTTATCAAGAACTCGAAAATGCACTAAAACAGGCACAAACGGAATTGGCTCAAGCTCAAGCAGCTTACGAAATCGCCAAACGCCGCTGTGATAAATTAGGATATGCGATCGCACAAACTAAAAAAGACTTAGCCAGGTATGGTGAAGAAACCATTGACCGCAAAAATGATCAGCATATGCTTGCAGCATCTGCTAAAGTCCAACAGAGCCTTAAGGTTTTCCGGGAACAGTTAACTCTGAGAAAACTGAATAAATTAGAGCATGAGGTAACCGAATGCTTCCTCTATCTCCTCCATAAATCTGACTTAGTCCATCGAGTTGCCATCGACACCAACAGCTTCAGCCTATCCCTGTACGACCTACAAGGAAAACTTGTACCGAAACATCGTCTATCCGCTGGGGAAAAGCAATTATTAGCGATCGCATTATTGTGGGGACTCGCCCGTGTTTCTGGACGTAATCTACCGGTAGCAATTGATACCCCCCTCGGACGATTGGACTCCTCCCATCGCAGCAACCTAGTGGAACGCTACTTCCCCGCCGCCTCCCATCAGGTGATTCTGCTGTCTACAGATACGGAAATTGGTAAGGTCGAAGCTAAACAATTACGAGACGCTGATGCGATCGCACAACAGTATCTCCTAAATTATGACCCAGCCAAACATCGGACAACCGTGGAATCGGGTTACTTCTACTCAAAACAGGTCACGGCATGA
- the dndE gene encoding DNA sulfur modification protein DndE, with product MQPPINQITLSQTAKDQLIKLKRQTKIPQWNVLCRWAICRSLAEPTMPSPVPIPADSNLELTWSVMAGDMADLLLIALKQRCHNDGLTLDQENLANQFRLHLHRGIGYLAGDTTIKKIEDLIALGVIKDEE from the coding sequence ATGCAACCGCCAATAAACCAAATCACACTTTCCCAAACTGCCAAAGACCAACTCATTAAACTCAAACGTCAAACCAAAATTCCTCAGTGGAATGTCCTTTGCCGCTGGGCAATTTGTCGTTCCCTCGCTGAACCGACAATGCCCTCCCCGGTTCCCATACCTGCGGATAGTAACCTCGAACTCACCTGGAGCGTCATGGCAGGAGATATGGCTGATCTGCTCCTGATTGCTCTCAAACAACGCTGCCATAACGATGGCTTAACTTTGGATCAAGAAAATCTAGCGAATCAGTTTCGTCTTCACCTTCATCGAGGTATTGGTTACTTAGCAGGGGATACAACTATTAAAAAAATTGAGGATTTAATTGCCCTGGGTGTTATCAAGGATGAAGAATGA
- a CDS encoding DUF2062 domain-containing protein → MSRKFLSSYPQPLPSATKPLDLGKRKSIRPRGNFRRRLKYIYWRLLRMQGKPEAIARGLACGVFAGFFPLFGLQLIIGILLAVLLRGNKIAATAGTWISNPLTYVPIFAFNFHVGEWLLNQDELANVSFQSWQEFRELGSEIVLTLFVGCFAVGLVCAVVSYWLSVKLIYRLRTNRSLQHQKKRCSEKAATGRHRIDHYSANS, encoded by the coding sequence ATGTCTAGAAAATTCCTGTCAAGCTACCCACAGCCTTTACCCTCAGCCACCAAACCCCTTGACCTAGGTAAACGAAAGTCAATCAGACCGAGGGGAAATTTTAGACGACGCCTAAAATACATATATTGGCGCTTACTTCGTATGCAAGGAAAACCAGAAGCGATCGCACGAGGTTTAGCATGTGGTGTGTTTGCTGGGTTCTTTCCCCTGTTTGGTCTCCAGTTAATTATAGGGATTTTGCTGGCGGTACTCTTGCGAGGGAACAAAATAGCTGCTACTGCTGGAACTTGGATTAGTAATCCCTTGACTTATGTACCGATTTTTGCATTCAACTTTCACGTGGGTGAATGGCTACTGAATCAGGATGAATTGGCTAATGTGAGTTTCCAATCTTGGCAGGAATTTAGAGAATTGGGGTCAGAAATTGTCCTAACCTTATTTGTTGGTTGTTTCGCCGTTGGGTTGGTCTGTGCTGTGGTTAGTTATTGGTTGAGTGTAAAGCTGATCTATCGATTGCGGACAAATCGTTCCTTGCAGCATCAGAAAAAGCGATGTTCTGAAAAAGCTGCTACGGGAAGGCACCGCATTGACCACTATAGTGCTAACTCGTAA
- a CDS encoding thioredoxin family protein: MAINSPDSTTPSSSPSVPTSGSRIRNFLIALVAIALGIALFLGLKTETSLGSLEAQAEASTPLEVALSNGKPTLMEFYANWCTSCQAMAKDLGELKQQYKSKVNFVMLNVDNTKWLPELVKYRVDGIPHFVYFDEASTVIAQTIGEQPHQVLEANLDAIVTHVPLPYSQASGTVSDIDDSLSITITSQDDPRSHGSQVKGTR; encoded by the coding sequence ATGGCTATTAATTCACCAGACTCAACTACACCATCCTCCTCCCCTTCAGTACCCACTAGTGGCAGCCGGATCAGAAACTTTTTAATTGCCCTAGTAGCGATCGCACTGGGTATTGCCCTATTCTTGGGATTAAAAACTGAGACTAGTCTCGGTTCTTTGGAAGCCCAAGCTGAAGCATCTACCCCTCTAGAGGTGGCACTGAGCAATGGCAAGCCAACCTTGATGGAGTTTTATGCCAACTGGTGTACCAGCTGTCAAGCCATGGCAAAGGATTTGGGTGAACTGAAACAGCAGTATAAAAGCAAAGTCAATTTTGTCATGCTGAATGTGGATAACACCAAGTGGTTACCAGAACTGGTCAAGTATCGAGTAGATGGTATTCCTCATTTTGTATATTTTGATGAAGCCAGCACAGTGATCGCCCAAACTATTGGAGAACAACCCCATCAAGTACTCGAAGCTAACTTAGATGCCATAGTAACCCATGTGCCATTACCTTATAGCCAAGCTAGTGGTACGGTTTCGGATATTGACGATTCCCTGTCAATTACAATAACTAGTCAAGATGATCCTCGTAGCCATGGCAGTCAGGTAAAAGGCACAAGGTAA
- a CDS encoding NIL domain-containing protein, with translation MKKRVTLTFPRRAIQMPVAYRLAKDFNVAANIIRAQVAPNQIGKLVLELSGDIDELDAAIEWMRTQNIDVSLLSREILIDEDSCVDCGLCTGVCPTQALSLEPETFRLKFKRSRCIVCEQCIPTCPVQAISTNF, from the coding sequence ATGAAAAAACGGGTAACCCTGACCTTTCCCCGACGGGCGATTCAGATGCCGGTGGCTTACCGATTGGCAAAGGATTTCAATGTGGCTGCTAATATCATCCGGGCCCAAGTCGCTCCCAATCAAATCGGCAAACTTGTGCTAGAGTTATCTGGCGACATTGATGAGTTGGATGCTGCGATTGAGTGGATGCGGACGCAAAACATTGATGTTTCCCTGCTAAGTCGCGAGATTTTAATTGATGAGGATAGTTGTGTCGATTGTGGCTTATGTACTGGGGTTTGTCCCACTCAAGCCCTTAGTCTTGAGCCAGAGACATTCCGATTGAAATTTAAGCGATCGCGTTGCATTGTCTGTGAGCAGTGTATCCCCACTTGCCCTGTTCAGGCCATTTCTACAAATTTTTAA
- a CDS encoding HEAT repeat domain-containing protein: MSPIIVIIVALLAAAVVGAIVFFILQNKLDFLSEQTDRKLEVFQNKYEARIQQSSQALQESYREQLNQKIAEVKDQAESSAAAPVQSLQENYQAQLTQSTNELKQQLDASLLESVQSSEARYQEQLTQATHELKEELESNFRNELQSLEAKYQADLELAHQKIAELEQAHKSPIPDEVNNLDETEKTSAETGNELVELLEEAETNQDEPQQVVEDEILADSSQPEQPMLTETPSITDQPSQIDQDLEDEILPDSSQPEQPMVTETPSITDQPSQIDQDLEDEILPEPSQPEQPMLTETPSITDQPSQIDQDLDETITALGNYAQASDIPQLSNYINHPESLIRGSIASALGKIAAAQGLRAEIQQAIPLIGKLIQDPQASVRQSAVEALSNIKSEKVIPLLERALRDPDSDVVKSASAGISQFKSYRRTQPPKPAKKTVKPLSLNECSNPKA; encoded by the coding sequence ATGAGCCCAATTATTGTAATTATTGTAGCTTTACTTGCAGCAGCCGTTGTTGGGGCAATCGTATTTTTTATACTGCAAAATAAACTGGATTTTCTATCCGAACAAACCGACAGAAAATTAGAAGTTTTTCAAAATAAGTATGAGGCTAGGATACAACAAAGTTCTCAAGCTCTGCAAGAAAGTTATCGAGAGCAGTTAAATCAGAAAATTGCCGAAGTCAAAGATCAGGCAGAGTCTAGCGCTGCTGCTCCTGTCCAATCTTTACAGGAAAATTATCAGGCTCAGTTAACCCAAAGCACTAATGAGCTGAAGCAACAACTTGATGCTAGTCTTCTCGAAAGTGTCCAATCCTCCGAAGCAAGATATCAAGAGCAATTGACACAAGCTACCCATGAGTTAAAGGAAGAACTTGAATCTAATTTTCGCAACGAGTTGCAATCTTTGGAAGCGAAATATCAGGCTGATTTAGAGTTAGCCCATCAAAAAATTGCTGAATTAGAACAAGCTCATAAATCCCCAATACCAGACGAGGTGAATAACCTAGATGAAACGGAGAAAACTTCAGCGGAAACTGGTAATGAATTAGTCGAATTATTAGAAGAGGCAGAAACAAATCAAGACGAGCCTCAACAAGTTGTCGAGGACGAAATATTGGCTGATTCGAGTCAGCCAGAGCAACCAATGCTGACAGAAACCCCAAGTATTACTGATCAGCCCAGCCAAATTGATCAAGACTTGGAGGACGAAATATTGCCTGATTCGAGTCAGCCAGAGCAACCAATGGTGACAGAAACCCCAAGTATTACTGATCAGCCCAGCCAAATTGATCAAGACTTGGAGGACGAAATATTGCCTGAGCCGAGTCAGCCAGAGCAACCAATGCTGACAGAAACCCCAAGTATTACTGATCAGCCCAGCCAAATTGATCAAGACTTGGATGAAACCATAACTGCTTTGGGAAATTATGCTCAAGCCAGCGATATTCCCCAGTTAAGTAACTACATCAATCATCCTGAAAGCCTTATTCGTGGATCAATTGCATCAGCTTTGGGTAAAATTGCTGCTGCTCAAGGACTCAGAGCCGAAATTCAACAGGCCATACCGCTGATCGGAAAATTGATTCAAGACCCCCAAGCATCTGTGCGACAGTCTGCTGTTGAAGCCCTGAGTAATATTAAATCTGAAAAAGTTATACCCTTACTTGAAAGGGCATTAAGGGATCCAGATAGTGATGTGGTTAAATCTGCCAGTGCTGGGATTAGTCAGTTTAAGAGTTATCGGCGAACTCAACCACCCAAACCTGCTAAGAAGACTGTAAAGCCTCTAAGCCTTAACGAGTGCTCTAATCCAAAAGCATAG
- a CDS encoding photosystem I reaction center subunit VIII — protein sequence MTGAYAASFLPAMLVPFVGLVMPTVVLGLLFIHIESDAD from the coding sequence ATGACAGGCGCATACGCAGCTTCTTTTTTACCAGCGATGCTAGTCCCCTTCGTAGGCTTAGTTATGCCTACTGTAGTTTTGGGACTTTTGTTTATCCACATTGAAAGCGACGCTGACTAA
- a CDS encoding photosystem I reaction center protein subunit XI translates to MDVIDHGGDPQVGNLATPINSSAFTKAFINNLPAYRKGLSANRRGLEVGMAHGYFLYGPFALLGPLRGTDYASTAGLLATVGLVALLTVALSIYGAAGSGKPKATLTTPNPPEDLGTKEGWSEFASGFLLGACGGAFFAYFLCQTPHLAPLQKIASGVWSS, encoded by the coding sequence ATGGATGTAATTGACCATGGTGGAGATCCCCAAGTGGGTAATCTAGCCACCCCAATTAATTCCTCTGCTTTCACAAAAGCTTTCATCAACAACTTGCCAGCCTACCGTAAAGGCCTCTCAGCCAATCGCCGGGGTCTAGAAGTTGGTATGGCTCATGGCTACTTTCTGTATGGACCGTTTGCCTTACTAGGTCCGTTACGTGGGACAGACTATGCCAGCACAGCTGGTTTACTGGCAACAGTTGGCTTAGTGGCTCTTCTGACAGTTGCTTTATCTATTTATGGAGCGGCTGGCTCCGGCAAACCTAAGGCAACATTGACCACACCCAATCCACCAGAAGACTTAGGAACTAAAGAAGGCTGGAGTGAATTTGCCAGTGGTTTCTTGCTTGGTGCTTGTGGCGGGGCATTTTTTGCCTATTTCCTATGCCAGACACCTCATCTAGCGCCACTGCAAAAGATTGCTAGTGGAGTATGGTCTTCTTAA